The following is a genomic window from Streptomyces sp. NBC_01381.
GCCTCCATGGTGTGGGTTGAGGGAGCGTAGAAAATGATCTATTGATCGCCTGCCTGCGGGGCATCTGACCTGCGCATTGTTGCCACGCCGCAGATCCATGGCTCGATTCTGATCCTGTGTGCCCTTCACTGCCCGGTATGCGACTTTCGCCCGCTGCGCCTAGCGTGACGGCATGGGTGGTGAAGCGCATGGCCGGTAAAGCGGTGGAGCTCGACGCGGGCGGCCGGACGGTACGGCTCTCCAGCCCGGACAAGATCGTCTTTCCGGAGCGGGGCTTCACCAAGCTGGACGTCGCCCAGTACTTCATCGCGGTCGGCGACGGGATCGTCCGCGCCCTGCGGGACCGCCCCACGACACTCCAGCGCTTCCCGGAAGGCGTCACCGGCGAGTTCTTCTACCAGAAGCGCGCCCCCAAGAACCTCCCCGACTGGATCCCCACCGGAACCATCGCCTTCCCCAGCGGCCGCGCCGCCGACGAGATCTGCCCCACGGAGATCGCCGCCGTCGTCTGGGCCGCCCAGTTCAACACCCTCACCTTCCACCCCTGGCCGGTACGCCGCGACAACCCCGACCACCCCGACGAACTCCGCATCGACCTCGACCCGCAGCCCGGCACGGACTACGCGGATGCGGTACGCGCGGCGCACGAACTCCGGTCTGTCCTTGATGAGTTCGGGCTGCAGGGGTGGCCAAAGACGTCCGGCGGGCGCGGCATCCACGTCTTCGTGCCGATCGAGCCTCGGTGGAACTTCACCGGCGTACGGCGGGCCGTGATCGCCTGCGGACGTGAACTGGAGCGGCGCATGCCGGACGCGGTCACCACCGCGTGGTGGAAGGAAGAGCGGGGCGAGCGGATCTTCGTCGACTTCAACCAGACCGCCCGCGACCGCACCATCGCCTCCGCCTACTCGGTCCGCCCCCGGCCGAACGCGCCCGTGTCGGCGCCCCTGCGCTGGGACGAGATCGACGACGCCGTCCCGCAGGACTTCGACATCGCCTCGATGCCGCACCGGTATGCCCAAGTGGGCGATGTGCACGCGGACATGGAGAAGCACGCCTTCTCGCTCGACGCGCTCCTCGAACAGGCCGATCGGGACGAACACGACCGGGGGCTCGGCGACATGCCGTACCCGCCCGAGTACCCGAAGATGCCGGGCGAGCCGAAGCGGGTACAGCCGAGCCGGGCCAAGCACGAGGAGTGACCCGGCCATGATCTGCCGGACAGGCCGGACATGAGCCGCCGGACAGGCCCTAGTCCGTGAAGCTCGTCAGGGTCCCGCCGAGGGACTCCCAGCCCGTGACGCTCGGCCCCCACGCCTTCCCGTCCCACCACTTGTGGTGAAGAGCGGAGTCCGTGCCCGTGAGGAACAGGTCGAGGCGGTTGGGCTCCCAGGAGACGGCCGCCGGTGGACTCGTGCAGATGCCGCCGAGGGATTCCCAGCCCTTGACGCTGGGGCCCCAAGCCGTGCCGTCCCACCACTTGTGGTGGAGCGCGGAGTCCGTGCCGACCACGAAGAGGTCGAGGCGGTCGGTGCCCCAGGACACAGCGGTGGGTGTGCCCTGGCAGATGCCGCCGAGGGATTCCCAGCCCTGCACGCTGGGTCCCCATGCGTTCCCGTCCCACCACTTGTGATGGAGCGCAGAGTCCGTGCCGACCACAAAGAGGTCCAGTCGGTTCTGCCCCCAGGACACTGCGGTGGGTGTGCCCTGGCAGATGCCGCCGAGGGATTCCCAGCCCTGCACGCTGGGTCCCCATGCGTTCCCGTCCCACCACTTGTGGTGCAGCGCGGAATCCGCGCCGACCACAAAGAGGTCGAGTCGATTGGCGCCCCAGGACACCGCTACAGGCTTGCTCGTACAGATTCCGCCGAGGGATTCCCAGCCCTTGACGCTGGGGCCCCACGCGCTGCCGTTCCACCATTTGTGGTGGAGAGCGGAGTCGGTGCCGACGACAAAGAGATCGAGGCGGTCGGGCCCCCAGGAAACCGCTTCGGGCGCACTGGTGCAGATTCCGCCCAGGGATTCCCAACTCGTGACGCCGGGCCCCCACGCGTTGCCGTCCCACCACTTGTGGTGAAGCGCCGAATCCGTCCCGATGACGAACACGTCGAGGCGGTCGTGCGCCCATGCGAGGGCCGTCGGGGGACTGGTGCAGATGCCGCCGAGGGATTCCCAGTTCTTGATGCCGGGGCCCCACGCGTTGCCGTCCCACCACTTGTGGTGAAGAGCGGAGTCCGTGCCGATCCCGAACACGTCGAGCCGGTCCGACTCCCACGACACCACGGGCCCGGAGGCCGGCGAAGGACCGTACAGCGCGTGCACGGCGGCGATGTCGTCCGTGCTGAGCCCCGAGCGCTGACCGATGGTGACGCCCTGCACGGACGGCACGATGGTGTCCTGGCCGTTCTTCGAGAAGGCGTCCCGCGGGTAATGCATGATCGAGCCGTAGTCGTAGGCGCCGACGTCGTCGCCGTCCGTGATGTGCTGGTCGAAGTTGTGCTCGAAGCCCTGGGTGATGTTGGCCCAGACGATCGTGACGAACGTGTCCCTGTCCTCACGGCTCTGCTCGTGCCACAGGCCGATCGCGTGCCCGATCTCGTGAATGCAGTTTCCCGTCGTGCAGCCGCTCGCGAGCGTGATGCTCTGCGATCCGCCCTGCCGGCCCACGAACGAGGAACAGCCACCGCCCGGCACGAACCGGACGAAGTCCGGGAACTGCGCCTGGTTGGCGGGCGTGCGCTGCACGAAGCGCATCCGGGTACGGGACTGCCAGTGCGCGATCGCGTCGGTCACCCGCTGCTGGTTGGGCAGGGAGGAGTCGATCTCGAACGGCACCAGAGCGTTGGCCCACCGGAATTGCTTTCCGCTGATGGCGACCGCCGACTGCGGAACCTTTCCCTCGGACTCCGCCTTCAGTTCCGAAGTGCGGCGCTCCACATCCGCCACCGTGCCGAGCACGATGTCGCCCTCGAAGACCGCGAGTCCGTCGATGTTCACGTACTGGACCGGCTTGGTCTGGAAAGTGGCGCCGTCGATCAGACCGGTCTTCACATCACGCGAGGACCGGAATTCACCGTGTCCCTCACCCGCAACTCGCGACTCGGAAGCAGACATCCCGTTCTCCCCTCGCCTTTTTTCTCCCGCCCTGCCACAAAGGGCGCTATTTTGCGGAAAGTAGTGGCGGACGTGGAGACCAACAAGGGCTGGGCGAGCGTATGCGCAACGTAGAAATCGCTGTCCGTCTCGCGCCGGGGACGAAGGCGCCGCAGGGCGCGGTGACCCTGCGCGTGCAGGTCGAGGAGATCACCGCCGCGGACGCGCCGGCGCGCGTCGTGTCCCGCGTGGTGCAGCGGGGCGTCGACCTCGCTGACGCCCCGCACCTCACCCTGGAGGTGCCGCCTCCCGACCCCCGGGCCCGCTACACGGTCCGCGTCCACGCCGACGTCGACGGCTCCGGTGCCGTGGCTCCCGAGGACTTCGTCTCGGTGCGGAGCAATCCGGTGCTCACGCACGGCAGTCCGGACTCGGTGGCCGTGGAGGTGACTTCGGTCCGGTGAGTACGTCAGTCCGGTGAGTACGTCGGTTCGGTGCGTCAGCGCTCCAGCGCGGCCGCCACGCGGCGGCAGTCCTGGAGCAGCTGCTCGTCCGCCACGACGTCGTAGCGCATATTGCCCTCGGCGCCGTAGTTGTTGTGGCGGCGGGTCGAGGCGAGCTCCCGGCGGACGAGAGGGAGGGCGGGGAGCGCGGCCGGGCCCATCTCCAGCAGACAAGCCGCCGTCGACGGACGGGTGGTGGGAGTCGCCGTCCATGCCTCGAGCAGGACGGGCAGCACCTCCTGCGCATCGGCGCGGATCCGCCAGAGGGCGGCAGCCACCAGCCCTTGCTGCTCCTGTGCCGTCAGCAGGCCGCGCAGGCACGGGACGAGGGTAGCCGCATCGGAGCCCATCGCGCGGGCCACGCGGAGGGCGATCTCGCGCTCGTACCAGCGGTCACCCGCAAGCACGGCGGACAGCGCGGGGACGACGGCCGCGGCCTCGCCCGTCACCGCCCAGAGAGCACTCGCCGCCTCCGCGCGGTGGCCCGAAGCGCCGTCCGACGTCAACTCCCGCAGAAGGGGCGCTGCTTCGGTCGCCGAAGGCCCGTACCGGGCGAGGGCCCGCAGCGCCGCCCACTGGGTCATACCGCCACGGTCGCCGCGCGCGGCATCGATGATCAACGGCAGCGACGCCGCCGGGGACAGGACGCCGAGCGCACCGATCAGCCGCTGACGGGACTCACCGCGCGCCGAGGGCGGCACCGCGGCGAGCCTGTCGTGCAGCAGTGGGGCGAGGCGCGCCGCTTCCGCGGGGCCGATCGCCTCCATCCAGCCCCCCAGGTTCTCCGGGACACCTCCGTCCTCAAGGACCGCCGCCAGATAGGGAACCGCCCGCGCGTCGCCCTGCAGCGCCAGTGCCTTCAAGACGCCGCCGAAGAGCGAGTCCTGCCAGTCGGCGGGGTCCCAGTCGTCCTCCCACTCGATGAGGCACGCCTCCAGGACGTCCGCCGTCACCCCGGCGATGGGGTGGACGTGGGCCAGCTCGCTCAGCGTCGCCCGGGACAACTCCTCGTCGTGCTCGACCAGTTGGCGGGCGAGCAGGGCCACCGCGAGGTCGTTCGGCGCGCGCCAGCCGGTCAGGAGCAGGCCGCTCTCCCGGACGGCCGCCATGCGCTGTCCCCAGTCCGCGGTGCACAACTGCGCGTGGAGCAGCCCGAACCGCTCCTGAGTGCGGTCGTCGAGGGCGATGTGCAGATCCCGGAGGAGGTCGTCGGCGAGGCGGGCGTCGATGCTCGCCCGGTGGGCCGCCTCCAGGTCGCGCAGATACGACACCATCGTGTCCGTCCGGGGCCGTTCGGGCTCGGCCTCCAAGGCGACGGGCCCGGTCTCCGCGGCGGCGGGCTCGGCCTCCGCGGCGGCGGGCTCGGCTTCGTGGGCGATCCGCATCACCTCGACCGCGATGTCCACGCTGTCCTCGGGCAGCAACTCGGGTGAGTAGCGGGCCAGTTGGGCCAGGGCCTTCAGGCGCAGCTCAGGGTCGGCGCCGCCCGAGGCGACCACCTCGGCGAGGCACCGGCCCGCCTCGGGGCGCAGCTCCGCGTGCTCCACGCCGAGCCTGCCGACCGCCGTCGCGAGGGAACGCACGACGTCACCGTCCCGCTCGACGTCGAGCCGCGAGCGCAGCACCGCGAACACGCGCGCGGGGTCGGCGTGCAGCTGGGTGAGGGCGCCGGGGACCGCCGCGCGCAGTCCCGGGTCGGGGTCGGCGACGAACTCCAGGAAGAACCCGGCGCGGCCCCGGATGATGGCGGCGGCGTCCACGAAGTTCGCCACCCAGGCCGCGTCCTCCTCCTCGTCCTCGAAGAGGCCGCCGATCTCCTCCGGGTCGGGCTCCTCTTCGCCCGCGATGCTGCGCAGCAGGCCCACGACCGAGCCCCGGTCCTCGACCGATGACCGGCCGACCAGGTCGAAGAGGAAGGGGATGCACGCGACCGTCGAGTCGTACACGTCCCCTTGGTGATGCACCGCCCCGTACATCCCGTCCAGCGCGACGTCCCGCTCGGCCGGGTCGGCCGACGCGAGGCCGCGCAGCAGGTCCGGCACGTCCGCGGCATCGCCGTACGCATGATTCATCGACGCCCAGTCGACGTCCTCGATCCCCGTGAACACCATGGTCAAAAGCATGCCGCACCCCACTGACAACGGTGCCCCCGCCCCGGTGGGACGAGGGCACCGAGTGCGGTGGTACTACAGCTCCTTGATCCTGATGTCCCGGTAAGAGATCACATCAGTGACCCCGTGCACCTGCAGCCCGACATAGCCGGACGCGAACCGCCGCCCGTCCGTGCCGGGGTCGTCACCACGCGGCGGGACGAAGTCCTGGCCGCCCGTGTTGTCGAACTCGTTGAGCAGCACGCCGTTGCGGTAGACCGAGTAGTGCTGGTCCACCACGCGGATCTCGTAGTCGTTCCACGTGCCCTTCGGGGTGACACCGGCGCCGCCGAGTCCCACCCGGTCGAAGCCGTAGATCGAACTCGTCTTGTACATGTCGCCGTCAGGACGGTCGAGCACCTGCACCTCGTGCCCGTACTTGATGGCGACCCACTCCGGACGCGGCTCCTCCGGGTGGTCGTGGACCTGCGGGAAGCGCACGAAGACACCGGAGTTGGCGTTTCCGTTGCCCGGTGCGTCGTCCCGCCACTGGAGCTTCAGCGAGAAGTCGCCGTACTTGCGCTCCGGGAACCACAGCATGCCCATGCCCGCCACGGAGGTGCTGCTGGTGATCGAACCGTCGCCGTTGAGGCCGAACTTGCCGCCGCCGACCTGCTCCCACTTGTTCAGGGACTCCTGGGTGCCGTCGAAGATCTTGCGGTAGCCCTCGGTCTGGCCCGGCTTGCCGATGCCGGACTGCTTCGCCGCGCGGTTGATCTTGTTGTACTCGCGCTGGTCGATCTCCCCGGCCTTCAGGAGCTTGTCGGTGACGCTCTTGACGTGCTTCAGGAAGAGCGCCTGCGACGTCCACTCCTTCTCGTCCTCGATCAACTCGTTGATGCGGCACCGGTTGTTGGTGACCCGGTTCGGGATGCCCGTGTCGACGGTGCCGACGAACACCGTCAACCGCTCGTCGTACTCCGGGCAGTTGGGCGCCGGAATCCCGCCGCCCTCGGTGACCGTGAAGGACACGTCCTTCGCCGCCGCCACATTGCCCGCCTTGTCGCTCGCCCGGTACGCCACCGTGTGGCGCCCCACGCGGTCGACGACGACCGGATCGGCGTACGCGAGATAGGGGCCGCCGTCCAGGGAGTACTCGATCTTGTCGACCCCCGAGTCGGCGTCGGTCGCCGTGACCGTCACCTTCGCCTTGCCGATGTACGCGCCGTCCGAGTCCTTGTCGCCCTCGACCTTCGCGCTGGTCTCCGGCGGCGTCTTGTCCTCGACGGGCGGCGTGACCACGGTGAACTCGACGGCCTTCTCGGCCGCCACATTGCCCGCCTTGTCGGACGCGCGATAGCGGATCTTGTGCGCGCCCGCCGCGTGGACCATGACCGGCGCCGTGTACGCCGTCCATGCGCCGCCGTCCCCGACCGCGTACTCGATCTTGTTGACGCCGGAGCCGGTGTCGGACGCCGTCACGGTGACGGTCGCCATCCCGATGTACTCGCCCTTGTCGTTCTTCTCGCCGGTCACCGTGGCCGACGTCTCCGGTGGTGTCTTGTCGTCGGTCGGCGGCGCGACCACCGTGAAGTCGACGGCCTTCTCCGCCGCCACGTTGCCCGCCTTGTCGCTCGCCCGATAGCGGATCTTGTGGGTGCCGACCTGGTCGACGACCACGGGGGCCGTGTACGGCTGCCATGCGCCGTCCGCGCCGACCGCGTACTCGACCTTGTCGACGCCCGAACCCGCGTCGGTCGCCGTCACCGCCACGCTGGCCGAACCGATGTACGCACCATCGGAGTTGGTCTGCCCCTCGACCTTCGCCGAGGTCTCGGGAGCCGTGGTGTCCTCGCCGCCGCCCTCGGTCACCACGAGGATGCCCTGCATCGCCCCGTGGCCGGGAATCGTGCAGTGGTAGCGGTAACGGCCGGGCGTCAGGTTCACCTCGGCGGTGTGCTTGCCGCCCTGGTCGTCGTTGGGGTTGGCCAGGATGTTCAGCGGTACGTCGTTGTTGTACTCGGGATCGGATACGTCGAACGTCAGCGTGTGCGGCATGCCGGTGTCGTTGCCGGTCGCCGCGCTGTTCTCGAAGACGATCGTCGTCGCGCCCGCGACCGCAGTGGCGGGCGCGGAGGCGTACTTGTCGATGCTGTTGTTCGCCGTCCAGGTCAGCGTCTGGGCGGCCAGGCCCGAGTTGTCGTCGCGCCCGAAGGCCACCGTCGACGTCAGGCCGAGCACCATCAGGAGCGACGCGAGCAGCGCCGTCCAGAGTCTTCGCTTGCGCACGACGGGCTTCATCCCGCCCTCCTTGCCAGGTCGTCGGCGGCCGGTGTGGCCTCGCCGCCCTTGTAAGTGACGTGCCACAGCGCCGACTTGGGGTCCGAGGTGAAGAAGCCGCGGCCGTAGTCGAGTACGTACAGCGAACCGTCGGGGGCGAACTTCCAGTCCATGAGGTTCTTGATGCCGTCGTTGCCGATCGGGATGATCTTCTTCAGGGACTCGGCGTGCGTCGGAAGCCCGCCGCTGCCGACCGTCTTGGGGTCGGTGAGCACCGCGTGGCGCGGCTGGTCGGCGTCGTAGAAATCGCCGACGAACCACTTGCCGTCCCAGTACGAGGGCCACTTGTCGGCGCTCGTGCTCGCCGCGTCGAAGCGGTAGACGGGGCCGTTCATCGTGGCCTGGCCGCCACCCTTGAGCCACGGCAGGAGCTGCTTCTGCTCCTCCGTCTTGTAGCTCGGCACGCCGTTCGCGTCGCGCGGATAGTCGATGCCGCCGCCCTGCGGCGAGTACCAGATGTTGTTCGGTTCGGCCGGCGGGATGTTCACCAGGCCGTCGTTGTTGGGCGACTCGTTCTTGAGGTTCTTGCAGTCGTACCAGCCGAGCGGCTTCGTCGGGTCCGGCAGATTGCGGTCGCGGTAGGGCTGGTTGTTGCCCATGCAGTACGGCCAGCCGCGGTTGGAGGCGTGGGTGATCGCGGCGAACGTGTCGTACTTCGCCGGGCCCCAAGTCGTCGACGGCGCACCGGCGTCGGGCCCGACCCAGCCCGCGTACAAGGTGTCGGTCTTCTTGTCGATGGAGATGCGCGCCGGGTTCCTGACGCCCATCACATAGATCTCGCCGCGCGTCTTGCCGCCGCCCTCGTCCGGCTCCTTGCCGGTGAAGAGGTTGCCCTCGGGGAGCGTGTACGTCCCGTCGGACTCCGGGTGGATGCGCAGGATCTTGCCGTTGAGGTTGTTGGTGTTGCCGGCGGTGCGGCGCGCGTCGGCGAAGGAGACGCCCTTGAAGTTCGGCTCCGGGTTGTTGCCCGAGTAACCGTCGCTGAACCGCGAGGAGTTGTTGTCGCCGGTCGCGATGTAGAGATTGCCCTTGGAGTCCCAGGCCATCCCGCCGCCCGAGTGGCAGCAACTGTGAATCTGCACCGGCCACTTGAGCAGGACCTTCTCGCTGTTCAGGTCCAGCTGGTTCGTGGTCTGGTCGAGGGTGAAGCGGGACACGTGGCGCTCGGCCATGTGCGTGTCGCGGTTGATCTTCGAGTGGGGTGTGTAGTGGAGATACACCCACCCGTTCTCCGCGAACCTGGGGTCCAACTCGATGCCGAGCAGACCCTCTTCGACCTTGATGAGCTCATCGCCGCCGCCCTTGTTGCCGAAGACGGTGAGCGCTCCCGCGAGGGTCACCTTCTTGGTCTTGGGGTCGTAGACGTGGATCTCGCCCTTGCCCTTGCCGATGTCGGGGTTGTTCCAGTCGGTGACCACCGGCTGCGAGGAGTCGGCGCCGCCGCGGCCGATGTAGAAGACCCGCCCGTCGGGCGCGGTGACCAGTCCGTGCGGCTCGCCGATCTGGTCGTTCTGGCCCGGCTGGTTGGCCTGGGTCAGGCGCTCCGCCTTGTAGTTGGCGTTGATCGTCGACTTGCAGTCGGCGCGCGCGATGCGGGTCGTCCACAGCAGGGCGCCGCGCAGATGCTGCCGGAAGTCGGTCTCGTCGTACGAGTCCGCCGTGCCGCCCATGCCGGTGTAGAAGGAGCGCCCGCCGTCGTAGTCGCGGCACCAGGACACCGGGTGGTCCCAGCCGTTCTTGCTCTCGCCCGGCTGGTACGTCGCCTCGCGCACGCGGGCCACGGTGTGCACGTCGCCGGACGGGTTCTTCGTCCAGTTCAGCCACCGGTCGGGGCGCTTCCACTGCAGCGGCAGGTCCTTGGTGGCGGGGTTCTGGCGGTCGCCCACCTCAACTGTGGCCCTCTGTACGTTCGTTGGGCTGGAGTCGGTGGGGCGGGCACCGATCAGTCCGGTGAACCAGGTCGAGTACGGCTCGGCGCGGGCCGCGTCATGGATGCCGAGGAAGCCGCCGCCGGCC
Proteins encoded in this region:
- the ligD gene encoding non-homologous end-joining DNA ligase, whose amino-acid sequence is MAGKAVELDAGGRTVRLSSPDKIVFPERGFTKLDVAQYFIAVGDGIVRALRDRPTTLQRFPEGVTGEFFYQKRAPKNLPDWIPTGTIAFPSGRAADEICPTEIAAVVWAAQFNTLTFHPWPVRRDNPDHPDELRIDLDPQPGTDYADAVRAAHELRSVLDEFGLQGWPKTSGGRGIHVFVPIEPRWNFTGVRRAVIACGRELERRMPDAVTTAWWKEERGERIFVDFNQTARDRTIASAYSVRPRPNAPVSAPLRWDEIDDAVPQDFDIASMPHRYAQVGDVHADMEKHAFSLDALLEQADRDEHDRGLGDMPYPPEYPKMPGEPKRVQPSRAKHEE
- the legP gene encoding Dot/Icm T4SS effector Zinc-dependent metalloprotease LegP, with the protein product MSASESRVAGEGHGEFRSSRDVKTGLIDGATFQTKPVQYVNIDGLAVFEGDIVLGTVADVERRTSELKAESEGKVPQSAVAISGKQFRWANALVPFEIDSSLPNQQRVTDAIAHWQSRTRMRFVQRTPANQAQFPDFVRFVPGGGCSSFVGRQGGSQSITLASGCTTGNCIHEIGHAIGLWHEQSREDRDTFVTIVWANITQGFEHNFDQHITDGDDVGAYDYGSIMHYPRDAFSKNGQDTIVPSVQGVTIGQRSGLSTDDIAAVHALYGPSPASGPVVSWESDRLDVFGIGTDSALHHKWWDGNAWGPGIKNWESLGGICTSPPTALAWAHDRLDVFVIGTDSALHHKWWDGNAWGPGVTSWESLGGICTSAPEAVSWGPDRLDLFVVGTDSALHHKWWNGSAWGPSVKGWESLGGICTSKPVAVSWGANRLDLFVVGADSALHHKWWDGNAWGPSVQGWESLGGICQGTPTAVSWGQNRLDLFVVGTDSALHHKWWDGNAWGPSVQGWESLGGICQGTPTAVSWGTDRLDLFVVGTDSALHHKWWDGTAWGPSVKGWESLGGICTSPPAAVSWEPNRLDLFLTGTDSALHHKWWDGKAWGPSVTGWESLGGTLTSFTD
- a CDS encoding HEAT repeat domain-containing protein — encoded protein: MVFTGIEDVDWASMNHAYGDAADVPDLLRGLASADPAERDVALDGMYGAVHHQGDVYDSTVACIPFLFDLVGRSSVEDRGSVVGLLRSIAGEEEPDPEEIGGLFEDEEEDAAWVANFVDAAAIIRGRAGFFLEFVADPDPGLRAAVPGALTQLHADPARVFAVLRSRLDVERDGDVVRSLATAVGRLGVEHAELRPEAGRCLAEVVASGGADPELRLKALAQLARYSPELLPEDSVDIAVEVMRIAHEAEPAAAEAEPAAAETGPVALEAEPERPRTDTMVSYLRDLEAAHRASIDARLADDLLRDLHIALDDRTQERFGLLHAQLCTADWGQRMAAVRESGLLLTGWRAPNDLAVALLARQLVEHDEELSRATLSELAHVHPIAGVTADVLEACLIEWEDDWDPADWQDSLFGGVLKALALQGDARAVPYLAAVLEDGGVPENLGGWMEAIGPAEAARLAPLLHDRLAAVPPSARGESRQRLIGALGVLSPAASLPLIIDAARGDRGGMTQWAALRALARYGPSATEAAPLLRELTSDGASGHRAEAASALWAVTGEAAAVVPALSAVLAGDRWYEREIALRVARAMGSDAATLVPCLRGLLTAQEQQGLVAAALWRIRADAQEVLPVLLEAWTATPTTRPSTAACLLEMGPAALPALPLVRRELASTRRHNNYGAEGNMRYDVVADEQLLQDCRRVAAALER
- a CDS encoding family 16 glycoside hydrolase; its protein translation is MKPVVRKRRLWTALLASLLMVLGLTSTVAFGRDDNSGLAAQTLTWTANNSIDKYASAPATAVAGATTIVFENSAATGNDTGMPHTLTFDVSDPEYNNDVPLNILANPNDDQGGKHTAEVNLTPGRYRYHCTIPGHGAMQGILVVTEGGGEDTTAPETSAKVEGQTNSDGAYIGSASVAVTATDAGSGVDKVEYAVGADGAWQPYTAPVVVDQVGTHKIRYRASDKAGNVAAEKAVDFTVVAPPTDDKTPPETSATVTGEKNDKGEYIGMATVTVTASDTGSGVNKIEYAVGDGGAWTAYTAPVMVHAAGAHKIRYRASDKAGNVAAEKAVEFTVVTPPVEDKTPPETSAKVEGDKDSDGAYIGKAKVTVTATDADSGVDKIEYSLDGGPYLAYADPVVVDRVGRHTVAYRASDKAGNVAAAKDVSFTVTEGGGIPAPNCPEYDERLTVFVGTVDTGIPNRVTNNRCRINELIEDEKEWTSQALFLKHVKSVTDKLLKAGEIDQREYNKINRAAKQSGIGKPGQTEGYRKIFDGTQESLNKWEQVGGGKFGLNGDGSITSSTSVAGMGMLWFPERKYGDFSLKLQWRDDAPGNGNANSGVFVRFPQVHDHPEEPRPEWVAIKYGHEVQVLDRPDGDMYKTSSIYGFDRVGLGGAGVTPKGTWNDYEIRVVDQHYSVYRNGVLLNEFDNTGGQDFVPPRGDDPGTDGRRFASGYVGLQVHGVTDVISYRDIRIKEL
- a CDS encoding ThuA domain-containing protein, which translates into the protein MSLPTPPGGANVRVLVFHGSAAGGDESPVVNAGIQAIEKIGQSGPAAQRFRIEATDDPAVFTDEAKLGKFNAVAFLTGGGDVLDPEQEAGLEAYMEAGGGFLGIHDAARAEPYSTWFTGLIGARPTDSSPTNVQRATVEVGDRQNPATKDLPLQWKRPDRWLNWTKNPSGDVHTVARVREATYQPGESKNGWDHPVSWCRDYDGGRSFYTGMGGTADSYDETDFRQHLRGALLWTTRIARADCKSTINANYKAERLTQANQPGQNDQIGEPHGLVTAPDGRVFYIGRGGADSSQPVVTDWNNPDIGKGKGEIHVYDPKTKKVTLAGALTVFGNKGGGDELIKVEEGLLGIELDPRFAENGWVYLHYTPHSKINRDTHMAERHVSRFTLDQTTNQLDLNSEKVLLKWPVQIHSCCHSGGGMAWDSKGNLYIATGDNNSSRFSDGYSGNNPEPNFKGVSFADARRTAGNTNNLNGKILRIHPESDGTYTLPEGNLFTGKEPDEGGGKTRGEIYVMGVRNPARISIDKKTDTLYAGWVGPDAGAPSTTWGPAKYDTFAAITHASNRGWPYCMGNNQPYRDRNLPDPTKPLGWYDCKNLKNESPNNDGLVNIPPAEPNNIWYSPQGGGIDYPRDANGVPSYKTEEQKQLLPWLKGGGQATMNGPVYRFDAASTSADKWPSYWDGKWFVGDFYDADQPRHAVLTDPKTVGSGGLPTHAESLKKIIPIGNDGIKNLMDWKFAPDGSLYVLDYGRGFFTSDPKSALWHVTYKGGEATPAADDLARRAG